A DNA window from Castanea sativa cultivar Marrone di Chiusa Pesio chromosome 7, ASM4071231v1 contains the following coding sequences:
- the LOC142644234 gene encoding uncharacterized protein LOC142644234, producing the protein MIGSINKELTISYSDKDLTKKGKHHNDHLHITIDSMGKRMLMVLIDDGSILNVCPLKTASCLGLSIQDFVPTDQHVRAYDNSRREVLGTITLELTIGPMVKKVDFQVLNMASCFNMLLGRPWIHGIEAVPSSLYQKVQFPHEGAIVTIYGDNLTVPKSIYGIDSKKEPLTLDGFVIERLGFEKRRSRRS; encoded by the coding sequence ATGATTGGGTCCATAAATAAGGAACTCACCATCTCCTATTCTGACAAGGATCTAACCAAGAAAGGGAAGCACCACAACGATCATTTGCATATCACTATAGATTCCATGGGGAAGAGGATGCTGATGGTTTTGATAGATGATGGAAGCATTTTGAATGTGTGTCCTTTGAAGACTGCAAGCTGCTTGGGCCTCAGCATTCAAGACTTTGTGCCTACTGATCAACATGTGAGGGCATATGACAACAGTAGAAGAGAGGTCTTGGGGACCATAACATTGGAACTTACCATAGGACCAATGGTCAAGAAGGTGGATTTTCAGGTCCTTAATATGGCCTCATGCTTCAATATGCTCCTTGGGCGACCCTGGATTCATGGCATAGAAGCCGTACCTTCTTCTTTATATCAAAAGGTTCAGTTTCCACATGAAGGAGCTATTGTGACCATTTATGGGGATAATCTGACTGTGCCTAAGTCTATTTACGGTATTGATTCTAAGAAAGAGCCATTGACCTTGGATGGCTTTGTAATTGAAAGGCTTGGTTTTGAAAagagaagaagtagaagaagttGA